A stretch of Pseudolysobacter antarcticus DNA encodes these proteins:
- the gspE gene encoding type II secretion system ATPase GspE: protein MSNAHPARPSFGFARRNGATLTGWREGHADVAVRTGVKPEVLAELRRYLNTPLKLQMHNAPEFEKLLRSLYEQGDDARAMVADFDDNLDLKALADELPEPQDLLESEDDAPIIRLINALLTEAVKEGASDIHIEPFENRLVVRFRIDGVLREVLAPQKGVAQPVVSRIKVMAKLDIAEKRLPQDGRISLKIAGRPVDVRVSTIPAGHGERVVLRLLDKQAGKLDLAQLGMAPDTLGLLAEMIERPHGILLVTGPTGSGKSTTLYSSLLRLNDQSRNIMTVEDPIEYYIDGVGQTQVNTRVDMSFARGLRAILRQDPDVVMVGEIRDLDTAQIAVQASLTGHLVLSTLHTNSAVGAVARLRDMGVEPFLLSSSLVGVLAQRLVRVLDPATREAYTPSAADLAAFGKAGYAPVEFYRPASGLAGRHAGYRGRTGIYEMVAVDETLRRLIHEGASEADLEKHTRLRTPNILEDGWKKLLAGVTSAEEVLRVTREE from the coding sequence ATGAGCAATGCGCATCCGGCGCGGCCGAGCTTCGGCTTCGCGCGTCGCAACGGCGCCACCTTGACCGGCTGGCGCGAAGGTCACGCCGATGTCGCCGTGCGCACGGGCGTGAAACCCGAAGTGTTGGCCGAGTTGCGGCGTTATCTCAATACGCCGCTGAAACTGCAGATGCACAACGCGCCGGAGTTTGAAAAACTCCTGCGCTCGTTGTACGAACAAGGCGATGATGCACGCGCGATGGTCGCGGATTTCGACGACAACCTCGATCTCAAGGCGCTCGCCGACGAGCTGCCCGAACCGCAGGATCTGCTCGAATCCGAAGACGATGCACCAATCATTCGCTTGATCAACGCGCTGCTGACCGAAGCGGTCAAGGAAGGCGCATCCGATATCCACATCGAGCCGTTCGAAAATCGCCTCGTCGTGCGTTTCCGTATCGACGGCGTGCTGCGCGAAGTGCTCGCGCCCCAGAAAGGCGTGGCGCAGCCCGTGGTCAGTCGCATCAAGGTCATGGCTAAGCTCGACATCGCCGAAAAACGCCTGCCGCAGGATGGCCGCATCTCGCTGAAAATCGCCGGACGTCCGGTCGATGTGCGCGTCTCGACGATTCCCGCCGGACATGGCGAGCGAGTTGTGCTGCGACTGCTCGACAAGCAAGCCGGCAAGCTCGATCTGGCGCAACTCGGCATGGCCCCGGATACGCTCGGATTGCTCGCCGAAATGATCGAGCGGCCGCACGGTATTCTGCTCGTCACCGGCCCGACCGGCTCGGGTAAAAGTACAACGCTGTATTCGTCGTTGCTGCGGCTGAACGATCAAAGCCGAAACATCATGACGGTCGAAGATCCGATCGAGTATTACATCGATGGCGTCGGCCAGACCCAGGTCAACACGCGCGTCGACATGAGTTTCGCGCGTGGCCTGCGCGCGATCCTGCGTCAGGATCCAGACGTGGTGATGGTCGGCGAAATTCGCGACCTCGATACCGCGCAGATCGCGGTGCAAGCATCGCTGACCGGACATCTGGTGTTATCGACCTTGCATACCAATTCCGCGGTCGGTGCGGTAGCGCGTTTGCGTGACATGGGCGTCGAGCCATTTCTATTGTCGTCGAGCTTGGTTGGCGTACTTGCGCAGCGGCTGGTGCGCGTGCTCGATCCAGCCACTCGGGAAGCCTATACGCCGAGCGCCGCCGACCTCGCTGCGTTCGGCAAGGCCGGGTATGCGCCGGTCGAATTTTATCGCCCGGCGTCGGGTTTGGCCGGACGCCACGCCGGTTATCGCGGGCGCACCGGCATCTACGAAATGGTCGCGGTCGACGAAACCTTGCGTCGTCTGATCCACGAGGGTGCGTCCGAAGCCGATCTCGAAAAACACACACGCCTGCGCACGCCCAACATTCTTGAAGACGGCTGG